Within the Streptomyces sp. NBC_00554 genome, the region CGGGGATGACGTCCGCCAGGTCGTCGTGGGCCTTCACGCGGACCATGGCGATCAGGTCGTACGTACCGGTGACCGAGAAGACCTCGCTGACGCTGTCGAGGGCGGCGATCGATTCCGCGATCTCGGGGATCCGGTCCACGCTGGTCTTGATGAGCACGATCGCGGTGATCACGGCTGGTTTTCTCCCTCGGGGGCCGCGGCTGGGGTCTTCACTCTAGCCGTACGGCCGAAGCGCACCCACGCGTAGACGAAGCCCAGCGAGAAGCCCACCAGGTGGGCCAGATAGGCGACCCCGGGACCGGCGGAGACGCGGCCCGCCGCCAGCCATTGCAGGGTCACCCAGAAGGGCAGCACCACCCAGGCCGGGAAGCGCAGCGGCAGGAAGAAGAGGAACGGGAAGAGACTGGTCACCCGGGCCTTGGGGAACAGGTACAGGAACGCGCCGAGCACCGCGGAGATCGCCCCGGAGGCGCCGACCAGGGTCTGCTGGGACTCGGCGTTGGCGGCCGCGTAGCCCAGCAGGGCGAGATAACCGCAGCCCAGATAGAAGAGGGCGAACTCGACGTGCCCCATGCGTTCCTCGGTCATCGCCCCGAAGACGTAGAAGAAGAGCATGTTGCCGAGGAGGTGGAGCCAGCCGCCGTGGATGAACAGGGCCGTGGCCGGAGTGAGCGCCGCACGCGCGTCCCCGGTGAACAGTTCGGAGGGCACCACCCCCCAGCGGCGGAAGTAGGCCCGCTGGGCGGCCAGCAGCTCGTCCCCGGTGCCGTACACCGGATTGAGTCCCGAGGCCGGGCCGATCACGAAGATCAGGCAGCACAGGACGATCAGCCCGTACGTCACCGGCGCCGACCGACCCCGCACCGTCCTGCCGACCGTCGTACTCCAGTTGCCGATCATGGTGCAGAGCATGGCGTAACCGGACGGATGAGCACAGACCGCCTCGCCGCAGTGGACGGCCGAGCGTCGAGTACCCGCCAGGCCTTAGGGTTACGAGCCATACGCACCAGGGAGACTGGCGCGGTACGGATACCAGAAGGAAAGCGACACCTACATGACGGTTCCCCTCCCGACTGCCGAGACCCGGTGGCGCTGCACGCTCTGCGGCAACCTCACGCGGTTCGACGTGACCCGTTCGTCGAAGGTCGTCGAATATGTGCACCTCGACCTCGCCGGGGAGCCCAAGGTCGAGGAGCGCGAGGTGGTCAGTGAGACCATCGAGTCGGTGCGCTGTCGCTGGTGCAACGCGTTGGATCAGGTGGAACTCGTGGACAGGCCGGGTGCCGGCTCCTGAGGGAGCGGGCCCCACTGATATTGGGGTGACGGATGGTGGAGACCACAGGCGGGGAGCCGGACGACGGCGCCGCCGAGGTGCTCGACCGTCCGCTGCCCGACGGCGTGCGCCGACGGGTCGTGCAGATCGTCTCCGACGGCTTCGGCGGGCTGACCATCGGTGAACTGCCCACGCAGTTGCGGCAGTTCGCGCGGTTCGCGCCGAATCGGCGGGCCAAGTTCGCCGGTAACGCGATGGCCTCCGCGCTGGAGACCGACCCGCTCTTCAGGCAGCGTATCGCCGAGAAGCTGAGAGAGGCGCAGCCGGAGCTGACCGGCGCCCTCGACTCCGGCGCGCCGCCCCCGGCCGCGGATCCGCTGGACGTGGCGGCCGCGGCCTATGTGCTGCGACCCACGGGCTGGGTGAAGCTGGTGGCCGCCGCGGGCGAGGAGGCCCTGCGGGCGGACGCCGAGCGCGCCGACGAGGAGAGCCGGGCGGAGCTGGAGCGGCTGCGCCAGGAGCTCGCGGAGGCCCGCGGCCATACGAAGGCGGAGACCGAACGGCTGCGTACGGAGCTGGAGTCGGCGAAGAAGGAAGCCGAATCGCTTCACCGCAAGCTGCGCGGCGCCCTCAGTGACGTCAAGCGCGGCGAGGCGGCCGTGCGCAAGCTCCAGGCCGAGACGGACACCGCGCGGGCCGAGGTGCAGGCTCAGCTGTCCGCCGCCGAGAGCGAGACCCGGCGGCTCAAGGCGCGGCTCGGGGAGGCCGAGGCGGCCCTGGAGGCGACGCGGAGAGCGGCGCGCGAGGGGCGCAGCGTCGAGGACATGCGCGTACGACTGCTGCTCGACACGGTGCTCGAGGCCACCCAGGGGCTGCGGCGGGAGCTCGCGCTGCCGCCCGTCTCCGTGCGGCCCGCCGAGACCGTCGACGCGGTCGAACCGGGACGGATGACGCCGAAGGACATCGCCGCCCGCGCGCTGTCCGAAAACGATCCCGCGATCCTCGACCAGTTGCTCGCGCTGCCGCAGGCGCATCTGGTGGTCGACGGCTACAACGTCACCAAGACCGGCTATCCGCAGATGCCGTTGGAGAAGCAGCGGCTCAGGCTGCTCGGGCAGCTCTCGCAGCTCGCCGCGCAGACCGGCGCCGAGGTGACGTGTGTCTTCGACGGGGCCGAGCTGGCCGCGCCCGTGCTGCTCGCGCCGCCGCGCGGGGTGAGGGTGCTGTTCTCCAAGGCCGGTGTCACGGCGGACGAGTTGATCCGCCAGCTGGTGCGCGCCGAGCCGCCGGGGCGGCCGGTCATCGTCGTCTCCACCGACCGTGAGGTGGCCGACGGGATCGCCAAGGCGGGTGCGCGCCCGGTGGCCTCGGTGGTGCTCCTCAAGCGCTTCTCGCACGGTTAGCCCGAAGCGCTTCTCGCACGGTTGGCCCGCGCGTTCGGCCGGATGCCGCGTACGCCCCAAAGGCAACCTACGCACCATGCGTAACGTCTGGGCTTGATGCCCGGATTGGCGAGACCTTCACGCAACGTACTGTCAAATGTGCATTACTGCATGTGAGTTGTGTGCAAAGAATGCGCTCGGTGAACGAGATTTTTCCCATCAGGATTTGAACTGATCACAAGAAGGTCACTAGGGTCAGGCCTCGAACCTCTGCTCGGGTGATCACTCATTGGGAGTGACGGTGGAGGGGGCCCCGCCCGTCGGAGCAATCGGCAGGCGGCTGGAGGAAGAAGGAGCTCGCCTTCGTGGCGTCCCACCGTCGTCCCAAGCAGCCGAGCCGCACCCGTGTGACCGTGCTCACCACCGCCGCGGCAGCCGCCGTGGTCCTCAGCGCGAATGCCGCGAACGCCGCGCCGAGCGAGAAGCCGAGCGTCGACGAGGTCAAGACCAAGGTCGACAAGCTTCAGGAGGAGGCCGAGCAGGCCTCCGAGAAGCTCAACGGCGCCACGGAGAAGCAGGACAAGCTCCAGAAGCAGATCGACACGCTCCAGGACAACGTGGCCCGCGGCCAGGAGGAGCTCAACGACCTGCGCGACGGCCTCGGTTCGATGGCCACCGCCCAGTACCGCACCGGCGCCATCGACCCCTCCGTGCAGCTGTTCCTCTCCGCGGACCCGGACGACTACCTCGACAAGGCGTCCACGATGGACCAGCTGAGCAATCAGCAGGTCGAGACGTTGAAGAAGGTCCAGGAGAAGCAGCGTTCGCTCGCCCAGCAGCGCGAGGAAGCCTCCGAGAAGCTCAAGGACCTCGCCAGCACCCGGACCGAGCTGGCCAAGAACAAGAAGGAAGTCCAGGCCAAGCTCGCCGAGGCGAACCGGCTCCTCAACACCCTGACGGCCGCGGAGCAGGCAGCCCTCGACGCGAAAGAGGCGCAGGCCAGCAGCGCCGCTCAGGCCGCCGCCGGCGGGTCGACCGCTCCCGCCTCGGGCCGCGCCTCCTCCGCGTACGCCGCCGCGCAGTCCAAGCTCGGCTCGCCGTACGTCTACGGCGCCTCGGGACCCTCTTCGTTCGACTGCTCGGGTCTGACCTCCTGGGCCTACGCCCAGGCCGGTGTCTCCATACCGCGCACCTCGCAGGCGCAGGCCAGTGCCGGCACCCGGATCTACTCGCAGAGCGATCTCCAGGTCGGCGACCTGGTCATCTTCTACAGCGACCAGCACCACGTCGGTTTCTACGCGGGCAACGGCCAGGTGCTGCACGCCCCGCGCTCCGGCACGGTCGTTCGCTACGAGTCGATCGGCAACATGCCCTTCCAGTTCGGCGTCCGGATCTGACGCACCCGCTCCCAGGAGCCTGTCGCCACGCCGCCCAAACGGGCGAATCGCGGTGACTCGAGCTGACCCCACACCCCGTCGGTGACCTGCGTCTCCGGCGGGGTGTCACGTTGTGTGCCCGCCGGGGTCTTTGGCCGGTGCGTAGTGGCACGGCTACTGTCTGCCGCGTTTCCCCCAACTCCGGGGGAGCGTCAGCGGAAGGGAGTGCGGCCACTCGTGGGGTCCCATCGCCGCCTTGCACCGTCCGGCTCCGACCGGGGCTTCGGCGCCGCCGGTTTCGCCGTCTGCGTGATGTCCGCCGCCGCCGCGGCCCTCGGCGCCGTACCGGCCGCCGGAGCGCCCCAGGACGACACCCGGGCCGAGGTGGACCGCCTGTACGAGCAGGCCGAGAAGGCCACCGAGGAGTACAACCAGGCCGACGAGCGCGCCGACTCGCTGCGCGAGCAGGTGAGTGACGCCCAGGACGAGATCGCCCGGCAGCAGGAACGCATCAACACCATGCGGGACGCGCTCGGTTCGCTCGCCGGGGCCCAGTACCGCTCGGGCGGCATCGACCCCTCCCTCGCGCTGCTGTTCTCCGACGACCCCGACGACTACCTCGACAAGGCCGCCGTGCTCGACCGGATCAACGCCCACCAGGCCGGCGAACTCAAGGACCTCCAGTCCGCCATGCGCGACCTTGCCCAGCGGCGCGAGGAGGCCACCGGCAAGCTCGCCGAGCTGGAGAAGAGCCGCAAGGCCGTCGCCCAGCACAAACGCACCGTCGAGCAGAAGCTGACCCGGGCGCGGCAGCTGCTCAACGCGCTGCCGGACTCCCTGCGCGCCGCCTATGACCGGGCCTCCCGCTCCGGGCGCTCCGACATGCCCGACTTCGGGGGCGCGGTCCCCGCCTCGGGGCGTGCGGCCGCCGCCGTCGCCGCGGCCCGCTCCGCGCTCGGCCGTCCGTACGTGTGGGGCTCCAACGGGCCCGGCGGCTTCGACTGTTCGGGCCTCATGCAGTGGTCGTACGGGCAGGCCGGGGTCGGTCTGCCACGCACCTCGCAGGCCCAGCGGAACGCCGGACGGCAGGTGCCGCTCGCCCAGGCACAGCCCGGCGACCTGGTCGCCTACCGCGACGACGCCAGCCACATCGCGATGTACATGGGCAACGGGCAGGTGATCCACGCGCCCTACCCGGGCGCGCCCGTCCGCTACGACCCGGTGGGCATGATGCCGGTCTCGTCGGTCACCAGGGTCTGACCCCGCGCGAACTCGCCGTACGATCGGGAACGTGGCTGGTCGAAGGCGCGCGTCGCGAGCGGGGCTCTCCCTGGTGCTGTTGCTCGCCGTGCTGGTGGGCTGCGGCGGCCGCACCGCCTCGGACAGCGCGCAGGCCGAGGTGCAGCGGGTACTGGACCGGCGGGCGGCGGCCGTCCTCGACCGGGACGAACCGGCGTACCGGGCCACCGGTCAATCGGCCGCGTCCGTCGCCGAGTTCGGGAATCTCCGCGAGGTCCCGCTGGCGGCCTGGTCGTACCGCGTGACCGGCTTCCACCGCTCCGGCGACCGGGCCACCGCCGACGCCGAGCTGAGCTACCGCGTCGAGGGCTACGACAAGGCGCCCGTGACGGCCGCCCGCGACCTGAGCCTGACCCGTAGCGGCGGGAAGTGGTACGTCGTCTCGGACGAGCCCGCCAAGGACGCCAGCGAGCAGTTGTGGGAGCAGGGGGCGGTGACGGTCCTGCGGGGTGAGCACAGCCTCGTGATGGGCGTCGGGCAGTCGGACGAGCGGCTGCGCGCCTACGCGGGCATCGCGGACCGTGCCGTGCCCGCCGTGTCCCAGGCGTGGGGCACCGACTGGTCGGCCCATGTCGTCGTGCTCGTACCGAGGTCGCTGGAGGGCATGGCGGGGCTGCTGGGCGCCGCGGCGTCCGGGTACCAGGGCATCGCGGCGGTCACCACCGGCGAGGCGGGCGCCTCGGCGAAGGCACCCGCGGACCGGATCATCGTCAACCCCGACGCGTACGGCGTCCTCGGCGACTTCGGCAAACAGGTCGTCCTCACCCACGAGACCACGCATGTCGCGACCCGCACCCACACCACCGCCGCCACCCCGCTGTGGCTCTCCGAGGGCTACGCGGACTGGGTCGGCTACCTCGGCAGCGGGCGCACCGCCGTACAGGTCGCGCCGGAGCTGGAGCGTGCCGTCGTGGACGGGCATGTCCCGGCCGCGCTGCCGGTCGACGCGGACTTCGGGTTCACCGGGGACGCGGGGAAGCTGGCGCAGGCGTACGAGGGCGGCTGGATGGCCTGCCGGCTGATCGCGGACCGCTGGGGCGAGGTCCGCCTCAACGACTTCTACCGGGCCGTGGGTGAGCACGAGAAGCGGTCGGGGGCGGTCGAGGACGCGCTGCGGGATGTGCTGGGTACGACGCCGCAGGAGTTCACGGAACTGTGGCGGGACTATCTGCAGGCGCAGCTGGGCTGAGCCTCGGCAGGCTCGGCCGGTTCAGCTCTCCAGCTGTGTGATGGCCTCCGCCAGCCACTTCCGCTCCGCCTCGCCCGTCGCCCGCGCCACCCGGAGCATGCCTTGCCGGAAGAGGTCGTCGGTCTCCTCCGCCCGTACGGGGCTGCCGTCCCGGTAGAAGAAGCTCGCGGGCGTCTCCAGGAACTCCTGGCGGCGGCGCAGCACCGCAGCCTGCTCGCGGGGGTCGGGGAGGTGGCGCAGGAACGCCAGCAGCGTGTTGAAGCGGACCTGGTCGGTGATCTCCGTCTGCTTGGGGTGGCGCAGCCGCTCCAGGAGGTCCTCGCGCCCCTTGTCGGTGAGCGACAGGATGCGGCGGGGGGCCGCGCTGCTGCCCGGCTCCGCGTGCTGGTCCAGCTTGCCCGCGGTGATCAGGCGGGTGATCGCCGGGTAGAGCGCGCCGTCACTGACCGGGCGGACATGGCCGCTCAGCGCCTTGATCCGCTCCTTCAACTCGTAGCCGTGCAGGGGCTCTTCGGACAGGAAGCCCAGGATCGACAGCTCCAGCATGCGGCGACTCCTCGTGGACGATGCGGCCGATGTTGACGATTGCGCGTCTCGCACGAACATGCTACCTCTTATCGAGCTACCTCTAAACGAGGTAGCTCACATCGAGGGAGTCCATGTGAACGCCCATCGCAAGCAGCTCATAGCGCTCGCCCACCCCGTCTACCTCTCCCTGCTCGCCTCCGTCGCCGCCGGGATCATCAACACCGTCTGGGTCTCCCGGCTCGGCGGCGCCGCGGTGGCCGCCGTCGCCGTCGCGACCAACGCCGAGAACGTGCTGCTCGGCGTCGCCCTGGTCTTCGCCTCCGGTACGACCGTCCTGGTCGCGCACGCCAGAGGGGCCCGGGACCCGGGTGCGGTCCGGGCGGCCGTCCGCGGGGGATGGGCGCTGTTCGCGGTGGTGACGCCGGTGGTCGCCGTGGGCGGATACCTGCTGCGGGAGCCGCTGGCCCGGCTCGTCCTCGGCGGCGACGGACGCGCCCTGTCCCTCGCCGTCGGGTACTTCGCGATCTCCCTGCCGGGCATCGCCGTCTTCTTCGCCCAGAACCTCGTCGACGGCATCCTGAAGGGCACCGGCGACACCCGCACCCCGATGCGCCTGGCCCTCCTCGCCAACGGCCTCATCCTCGGACTCGACCCGCTGCTCATCCACGCGTACGGCGTCCAGGGCGCCGCCGTCTCGACGGTGCTGTGCCGCTGCCTGGCCCTGGCGGTCGGGCTGCGTGCCCTGCGCCGCAACGCGCTGCTGCGGGAGTCGGCGGCCTTCCCGCCCTCGGAGGCCACCGGAGCCGCACTCCGGCGCACCCTGACGACCGGGCTGCCGATGTCCGCCGACTTCACCGTGCGGCAGGGCGGGGCGCTGGTCCTGGTCGCGATCGTGGCCCGGCTCGGGGTGACGGCGGTGGCCGCGTACTCCATCGCGTACAAGGTCATGTACGTCGCGACCATGGCGTTCTACTCGGTCCGGCAGGCCGCCTCGATCCACACGGCACACCTGCGGGGCGCGGGCCACGACGAGCGGGATGCCGTCGGACGGCAGGCCGTACTCGTCTCGGGGGCGGCCGGGCTGCTCGCTGCGGCGCTGCTCGGCGTTCTCGCCCCCTGGATCATGGCGGCCTTCGGCGCCGGTCCCGAGGTCGCGCACGAGGGGGTGCTCTTCCTGCGCTGCGTCGGGCCCTACCTGCTGCTGATGGCCTGCTTCATCGCACTCGGCGGGGTCTTCGAGGGGAGCGGGGGAGCGCCGCTGCTGCTACGGGTGACGCTGCTCGGGACGGTGTTCCAACTCCCGCTCGCCTACGCCTTGTCGGGGCTCGGGCTGCCCGGGATCTGTCTCGCCCTGGCGCTGTCCATGACCGTGCAGTGCGCCGTACTCCGGGTGTGGGCCGGGCGTCAGGAGGACGCCGAGGTCTCCCTGGTACGGGCCGCCTGAGCGGGGAGCGCCAGGGAGGGCTCGGAGACCGTGTCGCGCCAGAGCAGCACGGCGGCGGACACGGTGGCGATCACCAGGAGGCCGTTGCGGACGAAGAGGAGGGTGACGCCGAGACCGTCGCTGACCACGACGTGCGAGAACCAGACCGGGAACTCCAGGACCGTCACGAACGACGCGATCAGCACCAGGCCGACCGGCAGGCCCATCCGACTGCCGCGGAAGCACAGGCAGACGGCCGCGAGTCCGACCAGCCACACCATGTACTGCGGGCTGATCACCCGGCTCGTGGTCGTGAACATCAGCACCGCCACGAACGCGGCGTCGGCCAGCGTGTGCGCCAGGAACCGCTTCGCGCACAGCCGCCACAGCAGCAGCCAGCCGAAGGAGACCGCGGTGAGCACCAGCGCCACCGTGCTCACCAGGGCGACGCCCTCGCCGAGGAACTCCACGGAACCGTAGTTGAGCAGCACCTGCCCGTCCCAGCCGTACTGCCGGGCCACATGGAAGACGAGGGAGCCGAGCGACTCCACCTCGGTGCCGCGGTCGCGCTGGAAGGTCAGGAAGGCGAAGGCGCCCGGCATCGACACCGAGAACAGCACCGCGATCCCCGCCGCGGAGACCGCCGCCGCGGCCCACGCACGACGCTTCACGGCGCCGACGAGCAGCAGCACCGGCCACACCTTCAGCATCGCCCCGAAGCCCACGAGCGCCCCCATCACCCGCGGATGGCGCGCCCCGGCGAGCAACGCCGCCACCACGACGGCCGTCACCATCACGTCGTACCGCGCGTACACGGTCGGCCCGAGCAGCGGTACGCCGATCACCCACACCCAGGCGC harbors:
- a CDS encoding rhomboid family intramembrane serine protease codes for the protein MIGNWSTTVGRTVRGRSAPVTYGLIVLCCLIFVIGPASGLNPVYGTGDELLAAQRAYFRRWGVVPSELFTGDARAALTPATALFIHGGWLHLLGNMLFFYVFGAMTEERMGHVEFALFYLGCGYLALLGYAAANAESQQTLVGASGAISAVLGAFLYLFPKARVTSLFPFLFFLPLRFPAWVVLPFWVTLQWLAAGRVSAGPGVAYLAHLVGFSLGFVYAWVRFGRTARVKTPAAAPEGENQP
- a CDS encoding PadR family transcriptional regulator — translated: MLELSILGFLSEEPLHGYELKERIKALSGHVRPVSDGALYPAITRLITAGKLDQHAEPGSSAAPRRILSLTDKGREDLLERLRHPKQTEITDQVRFNTLLAFLRHLPDPREQAAVLRRRQEFLETPASFFYRDGSPVRAEETDDLFRQGMLRVARATGEAERKWLAEAITQLES
- a CDS encoding MATE family efflux transporter, giving the protein MNAHRKQLIALAHPVYLSLLASVAAGIINTVWVSRLGGAAVAAVAVATNAENVLLGVALVFASGTTVLVAHARGARDPGAVRAAVRGGWALFAVVTPVVAVGGYLLREPLARLVLGGDGRALSLAVGYFAISLPGIAVFFAQNLVDGILKGTGDTRTPMRLALLANGLILGLDPLLIHAYGVQGAAVSTVLCRCLALAVGLRALRRNALLRESAAFPPSEATGAALRRTLTTGLPMSADFTVRQGGALVLVAIVARLGVTAVAAYSIAYKVMYVATMAFYSVRQAASIHTAHLRGAGHDERDAVGRQAVLVSGAAGLLAAALLGVLAPWIMAAFGAGPEVAHEGVLFLRCVGPYLLLMACFIALGGVFEGSGGAPLLLRVTLLGTVFQLPLAYALSGLGLPGICLALALSMTVQCAVLRVWAGRQEDAEVSLVRAA
- a CDS encoding Lrp/AsnC family transcriptional regulator is translated as MITAIVLIKTSVDRIPEIAESIAALDSVSEVFSVTGTYDLIAMVRVKAHDDLADVIPGKISKIPGVEGTDTHVAFRTYSQHDLEAAFAIGLDG
- a CDS encoding C40 family peptidase, encoding MASHRRPKQPSRTRVTVLTTAAAAAVVLSANAANAAPSEKPSVDEVKTKVDKLQEEAEQASEKLNGATEKQDKLQKQIDTLQDNVARGQEELNDLRDGLGSMATAQYRTGAIDPSVQLFLSADPDDYLDKASTMDQLSNQQVETLKKVQEKQRSLAQQREEASEKLKDLASTRTELAKNKKEVQAKLAEANRLLNTLTAAEQAALDAKEAQASSAAQAAAGGSTAPASGRASSAYAAAQSKLGSPYVYGASGPSSFDCSGLTSWAYAQAGVSIPRTSQAQASAGTRIYSQSDLQVGDLVIFYSDQHHVGFYAGNGQVLHAPRSGTVVRYESIGNMPFQFGVRI
- a CDS encoding NYN domain-containing protein, with the protein product MVETTGGEPDDGAAEVLDRPLPDGVRRRVVQIVSDGFGGLTIGELPTQLRQFARFAPNRRAKFAGNAMASALETDPLFRQRIAEKLREAQPELTGALDSGAPPPAADPLDVAAAAYVLRPTGWVKLVAAAGEEALRADAERADEESRAELERLRQELAEARGHTKAETERLRTELESAKKEAESLHRKLRGALSDVKRGEAAVRKLQAETDTARAEVQAQLSAAESETRRLKARLGEAEAALEATRRAAREGRSVEDMRVRLLLDTVLEATQGLRRELALPPVSVRPAETVDAVEPGRMTPKDIAARALSENDPAILDQLLALPQAHLVVDGYNVTKTGYPQMPLEKQRLRLLGQLSQLAAQTGAEVTCVFDGAELAAPVLLAPPRGVRVLFSKAGVTADELIRQLVRAEPPGRPVIVVSTDREVADGIAKAGARPVASVVLLKRFSHG
- a CDS encoding glycosyltransferase 87 family protein: MLGTWGLTRLVLLLFVFKVLVFPGPDVTSDVSVIYQGWYEVLRTGTFPLDDVTWQYPPAAALPILSPGLLPFLDYASAFFVLAFLADLVVFGLLQYAGLRSGKSLRGAWVWVIGVPLLGPTVYARYDVMVTAVVVAALLAGARHPRVMGALVGFGAMLKVWPVLLLVGAVKRRAWAAAAVSAAGIAVLFSVSMPGAFAFLTFQRDRGTEVESLGSLVFHVARQYGWDGQVLLNYGSVEFLGEGVALVSTVALVLTAVSFGWLLLWRLCAKRFLAHTLADAAFVAVLMFTTTSRVISPQYMVWLVGLAAVCLCFRGSRMGLPVGLVLIASFVTVLEFPVWFSHVVVSDGLGVTLLFVRNGLLVIATVSAAVLLWRDTVSEPSLALPAQAARTRETSASS
- a CDS encoding NlpC/P60 family protein, which produces MGSHRRLAPSGSDRGFGAAGFAVCVMSAAAAALGAVPAAGAPQDDTRAEVDRLYEQAEKATEEYNQADERADSLREQVSDAQDEIARQQERINTMRDALGSLAGAQYRSGGIDPSLALLFSDDPDDYLDKAAVLDRINAHQAGELKDLQSAMRDLAQRREEATGKLAELEKSRKAVAQHKRTVEQKLTRARQLLNALPDSLRAAYDRASRSGRSDMPDFGGAVPASGRAAAAVAAARSALGRPYVWGSNGPGGFDCSGLMQWSYGQAGVGLPRTSQAQRNAGRQVPLAQAQPGDLVAYRDDASHIAMYMGNGQVIHAPYPGAPVRYDPVGMMPVSSVTRV